From a single Rutidosis leptorrhynchoides isolate AG116_Rl617_1_P2 chromosome 5, CSIRO_AGI_Rlap_v1, whole genome shotgun sequence genomic region:
- the LOC139849385 gene encoding uncharacterized protein has protein sequence MAEEDEDKTVFHTGKGIYCYIKMPFGLKNVGATYQRLIDSAFESQIGRNLKAHVDDLTAEADSVFQEMKELLATLPTLTAPVKGEFLYLYISIANEAFGFVLITELKQVLNKPEISERLAKWAIELGSYEITYLPRISVKGQDLADYLAEMTGELEVIHEKTKLKPVQGETWDLFTDGASCVEGAGAGLIFTSPSGEEHTYALRFNFDVTNNEAEYEALLAGLNIVLKLNITKLRTYVDSQLVFNQFNSSFDAHELSIQKYLKLLKETTVKFEHFELAQQVWVEELPNKVIDGGLVVAAIEEVQPNWMNPIIENLRNNILPEDKDEVEAKALRTITRVQAQNFVWEYIIYRFGIPREIVSENVELKKCLNEKWTGLVDELSNVLWAHHTTFKKSTGETPFCLVYGSEAMIPAEFFVPTHRAALCENFCANDDTLCENLNFVEERRLMAAIKEANNKQQIAKYYNKKVRALAFDVGEWVLRNNEASRVENVGKLVPNWEGPYQIIAINVIGSYKLAKIDGRIIPNAWRATLLKRY, from the exons ATGGCAGAAGAGGATGAAGACAAAACTGTGTTTCATACAGGAAAGGGCATATATTGCTATATCAAGATGCCATTTGGACTTAAGAATGTTGGCGCTACATATCAACGCTTGATAGATAGCGCATTCGAAAGTCAAATTGGGCGCAATCTTAAGGCGCACGTGGATGATTTG ACTGCAGAAGCGGACAGTGTGTTTCAGGAGATGAAGGAATTGTTAGCAACGTTACCTACATTAACTGCGCCAGTAAAAGGCGAATTTCTATATCTTTACATTTCGATTGCGAACGAAGCATTTGGCTTTGTATTGATTACGGAAC TTAAACAAGTTCTAAACAAGCCTGAAATATCTGAAAGGCTTGCTAAATGGGCAATTGAATTAGGATCCTATGAAATAACTTATCTACCGCGAATTTCAGTAAAGGGGCAAGATTTGgcggattatcttgctgaaatgacAGGCGAGTTGGAAGTAATTCATGAAAAAACAAAATTGAAGCCTGTTCAAGGAGAAACATGGGATTTgtttactgatggtgcatcatgcgtagaaggtgcaggtgcgggtttaaTTTTTACAAGCCCAAGTGGGGAGgagcatacatatgcgctacgTTTTAATTTTGATGTTACAAATAATGAAGCTGAATATGAGGCGTTGCTTGCTGGATTAAACATTGTGCTTAAATTGAACATCACAAAGTTGCGCACATATGTTGATTCGCAGTTGGTTTTTAATCAGTTTAATAGCTCCTTTGATGCACATGAGCTTTCTATACAAAAGTATTTAAAGTTGCTAAAAGAAACTACAGTGAAGTTTGAGCATTTTGAGCTCGCACAA CAAGTTTGGGTGGAAGAATTGCCCAACAAAGTAATTGATGGCGGGTTAGTCGTTGCGGCCATTGAAGAAGTGCAACCAAATTGGATGAACCCAATCATTGAAAATCTGCGTAATAACATACTGCCAGAAGATAAAGATGAG GTGGAAGCAAAGGCACTACGCacaattacaagagtgcaagcgcaaaattttgtatgggaatataTCATTTACAGATTTGGCATACCACGTGAAATTGTTAGTGAGAATG TGGAACTAAAAAAATGCTTAAATGAAAAGTGGACTGGATTGGTTGATGAACTATCCAATGTGTTGTGGGCTCATCACACAACGTTTAAGAAAAGTACTGGCGAAACACCCTTTTGTCTTGTGTATGGCTCAGAGGCAATGATTCCCGCAGAATTTTTTGTGCCAACACATAGGGCAGCATTATGTGAAAATTTTTGTGCGAATGATGATACATTATGTGAAAATTTGAATTTTGTGGAGGAACGCAGATTAATGGCTGCAATAAAAGAAGCAAACAACAAGCAACAGATtgcaaaatattataacaaaaaGGTGCGTGCTTTAGCCTTCGATGTTGGCGAGTGGGTTTTACGCAATAATGAAGCAAGCCGCGTAGAAAACGTTGGTAAATTGGTACCCAATTGGGAAGGACCCTACCAAATAATAGCAATAAACGTGATTGGTTCTTACAAGCTCGCAAAAATCGACGGACGAATCATCCCTAATGCATGGCGTGCTACGCTGTTGAAAAGATATTAA